A stretch of the Conger conger chromosome 3, fConCon1.1, whole genome shotgun sequence genome encodes the following:
- the LOC133123389 gene encoding heterogeneous nuclear ribonucleoprotein A/B-like isoform X2, whose translation MSDSEQQFMETSENGHEEEENLNGAEPAELTEAVAEQDPEPEQDLEQDPDPEPEPEPEQEPETEEAGGEEAEAEAEAEGEGEGEGEGEEAEEAEPEGEGATEAEVEEGDEAATEGDSQNGASEGGQINASKSEEDAGKMFVGGLSWDTSKKDLKDYFSKFGEVTDCTIKMDPNTGRSRGFGFILFKEAASVEKVLEQKEHRLDGRQIDPKKAMAMKKEPVKKIFVGGLNPETTEEKIREYFGTFGEIESIELPMDPKTNKRRGFVFITFKDESPVKKVLEKKYHNVSGSKVTNGKDGLCEIKIAQPKEVYQQQQFGGRGSGYGRGRGRGGGQNQNWNQGYNNYWNQGYGNQGYGYGGQQGYGGYGGYGNYDYSAGYYGYSGGYDYRLK comes from the exons ATGTCTGACTCAGAGCAGCAATTCATGGAAACCTCCGAAAATGGCCACGAAGAAGAGGAGAACTTGAACGGAGCCGAGCCTGCGGAATTGACCGAAGCCGTTGCCGAGCAAGACCCAGAGCCTGAGCAAGACCTTGAGCAGGACCCAGACCCAGAACCGGAACCGGAACCAGAACAAGAACCAGAAACGGAGGAGGCCGGGGGAGAAGAGGCCGAGGCCGAGGCCGAGGccgagggagaaggagagggagagggagagggagaggaggccgAGGAGGCCGAACCAGAGGGGGAGGGTGCAACAGAAGCCGAAGTGGAGGAAGGCGATGAAGCCGCGACGGAGGGCGATTCGCAGAATGGAGCTTCGGAGGGAGGACAGATCAACGCAAGCAAGAGCGAAGAAGATGCGGG GAAAATGTTTGTCGGTGGACTTAGCTGGGACACCAGCAAGAAGGACCTTAAAGACTACTTCTCAAAATTCGGTGAAGTCACAGATTGCACCATTAAGATGGACCCCAACACCGGCCGATCACGAGGCTTTGGGTTTATTCTCTTCAAAGAGGCCGCCAGTGTAGAGAAA GTATTAGAACAAAAGGAACACAGACTAGACGGACGGCAAATTGACCCAAAGAAGGCCATGGCAATGAAAAAAGAACCGGTGAAGAAAATATTTGTTGGCGGTCTGAACCCTGAGACGACAGAGGAAAAGATCCGGGAGTATTTTGGAACCTTTGGAGAG ATCGAATCCATTGAGCTTCCAATGGACCCAAAGACCAATAAGAGGAGAGGTTTTGTCTTTATTACGTTCAAAGACGAATCTCCAGTCAAAAAGGTTCTTGAAAAGAAATACCATAACGTTAGTGGAAGCAAGGTAACAAACGGAAAAGACGGCCtt TGCGAGATCAAAATCGCGCAGCCGAAGGAAGTgtaccagcagcagcagttcgGCGGCCGTGGCAGCGGCTATGGCAGAGGGAGGGGCCGCGGCGGGG GTCAGAACCAGAACTGGAACCAGGGCTACAACAATTACTGGAATCAGGGATACGGCAACCAGGGCTATGGTTACGGAGGCCAGCAGGGGTATGGAGGCTACGGCGGCTACGGAAACTACGACTACTCCGCCGGTTACTACGGCTACAGCGGGGGCTACGACTACA GACTAAAGTAA
- the LOC133123389 gene encoding heterogeneous nuclear ribonucleoprotein A/B-like isoform X1, translated as MSDSEQQFMETSENGHEEEENLNGAEPAELTEAVAEQDPEPEQDLEQDPDPEPEPEPEQEPETEEAGGEEAEAEAEAEGEGEGEGEGEEAEEAEPEGEGATEAEVEEGDEAATEGDSQNGASEGGQINASKSEEDAGKMFVGGLSWDTSKKDLKDYFSKFGEVTDCTIKMDPNTGRSRGFGFILFKEAASVEKVLEQKEHRLDGRQIDPKKAMAMKKEPVKKIFVGGLNPETTEEKIREYFGTFGEIESIELPMDPKTNKRRGFVFITFKDESPVKKVLEKKYHNVSGSKVTNGKDGLCEIKIAQPKEVYQQQQFGGRGSGYGRGRGRGGGQNQNWNQGYNNYWNQGYGNQGYGYGGQQGYGGYGGYGNYDYSAGYYGYSGGYDYNQGNTSYGKAPRRGGHQGSYKPY; from the exons ATGTCTGACTCAGAGCAGCAATTCATGGAAACCTCCGAAAATGGCCACGAAGAAGAGGAGAACTTGAACGGAGCCGAGCCTGCGGAATTGACCGAAGCCGTTGCCGAGCAAGACCCAGAGCCTGAGCAAGACCTTGAGCAGGACCCAGACCCAGAACCGGAACCGGAACCAGAACAAGAACCAGAAACGGAGGAGGCCGGGGGAGAAGAGGCCGAGGCCGAGGCCGAGGccgagggagaaggagagggagagggagagggagaggaggccgAGGAGGCCGAACCAGAGGGGGAGGGTGCAACAGAAGCCGAAGTGGAGGAAGGCGATGAAGCCGCGACGGAGGGCGATTCGCAGAATGGAGCTTCGGAGGGAGGACAGATCAACGCAAGCAAGAGCGAAGAAGATGCGGG GAAAATGTTTGTCGGTGGACTTAGCTGGGACACCAGCAAGAAGGACCTTAAAGACTACTTCTCAAAATTCGGTGAAGTCACAGATTGCACCATTAAGATGGACCCCAACACCGGCCGATCACGAGGCTTTGGGTTTATTCTCTTCAAAGAGGCCGCCAGTGTAGAGAAA GTATTAGAACAAAAGGAACACAGACTAGACGGACGGCAAATTGACCCAAAGAAGGCCATGGCAATGAAAAAAGAACCGGTGAAGAAAATATTTGTTGGCGGTCTGAACCCTGAGACGACAGAGGAAAAGATCCGGGAGTATTTTGGAACCTTTGGAGAG ATCGAATCCATTGAGCTTCCAATGGACCCAAAGACCAATAAGAGGAGAGGTTTTGTCTTTATTACGTTCAAAGACGAATCTCCAGTCAAAAAGGTTCTTGAAAAGAAATACCATAACGTTAGTGGAAGCAAGGTAACAAACGGAAAAGACGGCCtt TGCGAGATCAAAATCGCGCAGCCGAAGGAAGTgtaccagcagcagcagttcgGCGGCCGTGGCAGCGGCTATGGCAGAGGGAGGGGCCGCGGCGGGG GTCAGAACCAGAACTGGAACCAGGGCTACAACAATTACTGGAATCAGGGATACGGCAACCAGGGCTATGGTTACGGAGGCCAGCAGGGGTATGGAGGCTACGGCGGCTACGGAAACTACGACTACTCCGCCGGTTACTACGGCTACAGCGGGGGCTACGACTACA ACCAGGGCAATACAAGCTATGGGAAAGCTCCAAGACGTGGGGGCCACCAGGGTAGCTACAAGCCATACTGA
- the LOC133123104 gene encoding spermatogenesis-associated protein 24-like → MQTESFNTSGVVFKQLQEVIRIQQQIILSLNEKEERHQHDWTRQRLSQESEKLNFATGEIQILTRKLEREKESFEKALHSEKTKARKELAKSNKLNTKCARINSIIQKREDILNEKENQISELHTKLEKQRVTLKTRLTDLEVQRQQKEYLARVLQRSGRTGPEPDAVATLPSPGGKASKGSGFATGESGQLCI, encoded by the exons ATGCAGACAGAGTCGTTTAACACAAGTGGGGTGGTTTTTAAACAACTACAAGAAGTAATTCGGATACAGCAGCAAATTATTTTAAGTTTGAACGAGAAG GAAGAAAGACATCAGCACGACTGGACAAGGCAGCGTCTGTCCCAGGAATCAGAAAAGCTCAATTTTGCCACTGGAGAAATACAGATTCTCACCCGAAAACTGGAAAGGGAGAAGGAATCATTTGAAAAGGC GCTTCACAGTGAGAAAACTAAAGCAAGGAAGGAATTGGCTAAAAGCAACAAATTGAATACCAAGTGTGCTC GTATCAACTCAATCATTCAAAAGCGTGAGGACATTCTTAACGAGAAGGAGAATCAAATCAGCGAGCTGCACACCAAGCTGGAGAAACAGAGAGTAACTCTGAA GACGCGGCTGACGGACCTGGAGGTCCAGAGGCAGCAGAAGGAGTACTTGGCTCGGGTTCTGCAGAGGAGCGGCCGGACCGGGCCAGAACCGGACGCCGTAGCAACACTACCCAGCCCGGGGGGGAAGGCATCAAAGGGCTCGGGGTTTGCCACTGGAGAGAGTGGCCAGTTGTGTATTTAG
- the nme5 gene encoding nucleoside diphosphate kinase homolog 5: MDETPVQQMPHPHIYVERTLALIKPDVIDKADEIEDIILRSGFTILQKRKLQLSPEQCSDFYAEQYGKLFFPSLTAFMSSGPIMALVLARDNCIASWKALIGPANVSKARETHPYCLRAKYGTSDLRNAVHGSDSFSAMEREIKFLFPTSVIEPVPKGEIAKDYLSRFVNPTLLTGLTELCKWKPEDPFSWLADWLIENNPNKPRVRDVRSTEDTD; this comes from the exons ATGGATGAGACGCCAGTCCAACAGATGCCCCATCCTCACATTTATGTGGAAAGGACCTTGGCATTGATCAAGCCAGACGTCATTGACAAAGCAGACGAAATCGAGGATATCATTCTCCGATCGGGATTTACCATCCTGCAG AAACGGAAACTACAATTGAGTCCAGAGCAGTGCAGTGACTTCTACGCAGAGCAGTATGGCAAACTATTCTTCCCCAGCCTGACCGCGTTCATGAGCTCTGGACCAATCATGGCCCTAGTACTAGCCCGGGACAACTGCATCGCATCCTGGAAGGCCCTCATTGGACCTGCTAACGTCTCCAAGGCCAGAGAGACGCACCCTTACTG CCTCCGAGCTAAATATGGAACTTCTGACCTGCGGAACGCCGTGCACGGAAGCGACAGTTTCTCGGCgatggagagggagataaaATTCCTGTTTCCCACCT CTGTGATTGAGCCCGTTCCTAAGGGCGAAATTGCCAAAGACTACCTGAGCAGGTTTGTCAACCCCACGCTGCTCACCGGCCTGACAGAGCTCTGCAAATGGAAGCCAGAAGACCCTTTT AGCTGGCTGGCAGACTGGCTGATAGAGAATAACCCCAACAAGCCTAGAGTACGTGATGTTCGATCTACGGAAGACACCGACTAG
- the rack1 gene encoding small ribosomal subunit protein RACK1 → MTEQMTLRGTLKGHTGWVTQIATTPQFPDMILSASRDHTIIMWKLTRDETNYGSPQRSLKGHSHFVSDVVISSDGQFALSGSWDGTLRLWDLTQGVSTRRFIGHSKDVLSVAFSADNRQIVSGSRDKTVKLWNTLGVCKYTIQLDESHCEWVSCVRFSPNSNNPIIVSCGWDKMVKVWNLANCKLKTNHIGHTGYLNTVTVSPDGSLCASGGKDGQAMLWDLNEGKHLYTLDSGDIINALCFSPNRYWLCAATGPSIKIWDLEGKIIVDELRQEVISTNSKAEPPQCTSLAWSADGQTLFAGYTDNLIRVWQVTIGTR, encoded by the exons ATGACCGAACAGATGACCCTACGGGGGACCCTGAAGGGCCATACTGGTTGGGTCACCCAGATCGCAACAACCCCTCAATTTCCCGACATGATTCTGTCTGCATCAAGAG ACCATACCATCATCATGTGGAAGCTGACCCGCGACGAGACCAACTACGGCAGCCCGCAGCGTAGTCTGAAGGGCCACTCGCACTTCGTTAGCGACGTGGTCATCTCCTCCGACGGGCAGTTCGCCCTCTCTGGGTCCTGGGACGGCACACTGCGCCTCTGGGATCTGACGCA GGGCGTTTCCACTCGCCGGTTCATCGGCCACTCCAAGGACGTCCTGAGCGTGGCCTTCTCCGCCGACAACCGGCAGATCGTGTCCGGCTCCCGGGACAAGACCGTCAAGCTGTGGAACACCCTGGGAGTCTGCAAGTACACCATCCAG CTGGATGAGAGTCACTGCGAGTGGGTGTCCTGTGTGCGCTTCTCCCCGAACAGCAACAACCCCATCATCGTGTCCTGCGGCTGGGACAAGATGGTGAAG GTGTGGAATCTGGCTAACTGCAAGCTGAAGACCAACCACATCGGTCACACGGGATACCTGAACACGGTCACGGTCTCTCCCGACGGCTCTCTCTGCGCTTCCGGCGGCAAG GATGGGCAGGCCATGCTGTGGGACCTGAACGAGGGGAAGCACCTGTACACCCTGGACAGCGGTGACATCATCAACGCCCTCTGCTTCAGCCCCAACCGCTACTGGCTGTGCGCCGCCACTGGGCCCAGCATCAAGATCTGG gATCTGGAGGGAAAGATCATCGTTGATGAGCTCAGACAGGAAGTCATCAGCACCAACAGCAAGGCAGAGCCTCCTCAGTGCACCTCCCTGGCCTGGTCTGCTGACGGACAG ACGCTGTTTGCTGGCTACACTGACAACCTGATCAGAGTCTGGCAGGTCACCATTGGAACCAGATAG